One genomic segment of Ignavibacteriales bacterium includes these proteins:
- a CDS encoding Gfo/Idh/MocA family oxidoreductase, producing MERSIIVGITSFGMSGKIFHAPLLTHHKNFRIKRIIERSKNEAQKYYPDVIASRSFEELLQDNEVELIIVNTPDQTHFEYAQKCLEAGKHVIVEKPFTQTVQRIEKGQMLGRLIEYEAHFDRYRNFIQSDSWKEQSAAGTGVIFNLGTHMIDQAIVIFGMPESVTAHLKIMRTGGEVNDWYDIRLHYPEVNVNLKASLLVREPGPRYILHGTHGSFLKWGLDPQEEALKQGKNPNDPHWGEEPKEQWGLLHLEKDKNQFREKYKTVPGNYSAFYDNIFESIAHRKELGVKPEEALHVIRIINAAKKAALNTRLSWWHKEFPLYTSLNAIFFT from the coding sequence TTGGAACGCTCGATCATTGTTGGAATCACATCTTTTGGAATGTCTGGAAAAATATTTCATGCACCATTGCTCACCCATCACAAGAATTTTAGAATCAAACGAATTATAGAACGATCCAAGAACGAAGCGCAAAAGTACTATCCCGATGTCATCGCCTCACGTTCCTTTGAAGAATTACTGCAAGACAACGAAGTTGAATTGATAATTGTGAATACTCCAGACCAAACGCATTTTGAGTACGCTCAAAAATGCCTCGAGGCCGGCAAACATGTTATAGTCGAAAAACCATTCACGCAAACCGTTCAACGCATTGAAAAGGGCCAGATGCTTGGGAGACTTATCGAATATGAGGCGCACTTTGATCGTTACAGGAATTTTATTCAATCGGATTCATGGAAAGAACAATCTGCGGCGGGGACAGGTGTCATCTTCAATCTTGGTACGCACATGATCGATCAGGCAATCGTAATCTTCGGAATGCCTGAATCGGTGACGGCACACCTTAAGATTATGAGGACAGGCGGAGAGGTTAATGATTGGTACGATATCCGGTTACATTATCCAGAAGTGAATGTCAATTTGAAAGCAAGCCTTTTAGTGCGAGAACCAGGACCGCGGTACATTCTCCATGGAACACACGGTTCATTTTTAAAATGGGGACTTGATCCGCAGGAAGAAGCATTAAAACAAGGGAAGAATCCGAACGATCCTCATTGGGGAGAAGAACCAAAAGAGCAGTGGGGATTGTTACATCTAGAAAAAGATAAAAACCAGTTCAGAGAGAAGTACAAAACAGTACCTGGGAATTACAGTGCGTTCTATGACAACATCTTTGAAAGCATTGCTCATAGAAAAGAATTGGGAGTGAAACCCGAAGAAGCTTTACATGTCATTCGAATTATTAATGCCGCCAAAAAAGCAGCACTCAACACAAGACTATCGTGGTGGCATAAAGAATTTCCCTTGTATACTTCTCTTAATGCAATCTTCTTTACTTGA
- a CDS encoding DedA family protein: MITEIMELLQQLIQFVLHIDTHLQGLCTMYGVWIYGILFLVIFCETGLVVTPFLPGDSLLFAIGSLAAIGAMRVELIIPLLMAAALTGDNTNYWIGRKVGPKVFSQETSRFFNKEYLDRTNRFYDNHGKITVVLARFLPIIRTFAPFVAGIGRMTYRTFLLFSIIGALLWVTLFVLMGYFFGTIPFIKQHFSLVILALVLIPGMPALIEFIRHIIERRKQRSTADIDK; encoded by the coding sequence ATGATTACCGAAATCATGGAACTCCTTCAACAACTTATTCAATTTGTTCTGCACATTGACACGCATTTGCAAGGTCTTTGCACCATGTATGGCGTATGGATTTATGGAATTCTCTTCCTCGTCATTTTTTGCGAGACTGGTCTCGTCGTGACTCCTTTTTTGCCGGGTGATTCACTCTTGTTTGCCATCGGTTCATTGGCAGCAATCGGCGCAATGCGCGTGGAACTTATCATTCCCTTGCTCATGGCAGCTGCACTCACGGGAGATAATACAAATTACTGGATTGGACGAAAAGTTGGACCAAAAGTATTCAGCCAGGAAACGTCGCGCTTTTTTAACAAAGAGTATTTGGACCGCACGAACCGTTTCTATGACAACCACGGGAAAATAACAGTGGTACTAGCACGATTTCTTCCAATCATTCGAACATTTGCACCCTTTGTTGCTGGCATCGGGCGGATGACATACCGTACATTTCTCCTTTTCAGTATCATAGGCGCATTGTTGTGGGTAACCCTTTTTGTGCTGATGGGATATTTCTTTGGGACCATTCCGTTTATTAAACAACATTTCTCTCTCGTTATTCTTGCACTTGTGTTAATTCCCGGAATGCCGGCGCTCATAGAATTCATCCGTCATATTATAGAGCGAAGGAAACAACGTTCGACTGCAGATATTGACAAGTGA
- a CDS encoding GNAT family N-acetyltransferase, protein MNIITRHAAASDAVAIADFNAFMAKETENLELDRERLRKGTEALIADSSKGMYYLAEVDDKVVGQLMITYEWSDWRNATFWWIQSVYVHPEYRNLGIFRSLYRCVESIARKRGDICGLRLYVDQSNKRAQQTYEALGMKRSHYHMMEVDIALK, encoded by the coding sequence ATGAACATCATTACCCGACATGCTGCAGCTTCTGATGCCGTTGCCATTGCTGACTTCAATGCGTTCATGGCGAAGGAAACCGAGAATCTTGAGTTGGATCGCGAACGTCTGCGAAAAGGCACGGAAGCTTTGATTGCAGATTCATCGAAAGGCATGTATTATCTCGCGGAAGTCGACGACAAGGTTGTTGGGCAGTTGATGATTACATACGAGTGGAGTGACTGGCGCAACGCTACGTTTTGGTGGATTCAAAGTGTGTATGTTCATCCGGAATATCGTAACCTGGGAATTTTCCGGTCCCTCTACCGATGCGTTGAATCAATTGCTCGAAAACGCGGCGATATCTGCGGTCTGCGTCTTTACGTTGACCAATCGAACAAACGCGCTCAACAAACGTACGAGGCGCTCGGCATGAAACGCTCGCATTACCACATGATGGAGGTGGATATCGCATTGAAATAG
- a CDS encoding NAD(P)-binding domain-containing protein — MKIGILGTGMVGSTIGTKLIQLGHDVKMGSRIATNEKAAAWVQNNGNHASQGAFADAAAFGEMVFNCTHGVASLKALNLASAHNLKNKILVDIANALDFSNGMPPSLAICNTDSLGEQIQRAFPDVKVVKTLNTMNCSLMVNPKSIANGDHDIFISGNDAGAKTKVIEILRDWFGWKSVIDLGDITTARATEMLLPIWVTLMGKYQSPNFNFKIIK; from the coding sequence ATGAAGATTGGCATTCTGGGAACTGGAATGGTCGGCAGTACCATTGGAACAAAGCTTATTCAACTCGGACATGATGTAAAAATGGGATCGCGTATAGCGACGAATGAGAAGGCCGCTGCTTGGGTACAAAACAATGGAAATCATGCATCCCAAGGAGCCTTCGCCGATGCCGCCGCGTTTGGTGAGATGGTGTTTAATTGTACGCACGGTGTTGCTTCTCTCAAGGCGTTGAATCTTGCTAGTGCACATAATCTCAAAAATAAAATTCTCGTGGATATTGCCAACGCTCTTGATTTCTCCAACGGCATGCCGCCATCGCTCGCCATTTGTAATACCGATTCACTCGGCGAGCAAATACAACGTGCATTTCCCGATGTAAAAGTCGTAAAGACCCTAAACACGATGAATTGCAGTCTCATGGTAAATCCTAAGAGTATAGCCAATGGAGATCATGATATTTTCATCAGTGGAAACGATGCCGGCGCAAAAACAAAAGTCATAGAGATTCTCAGAGATTGGTTTGGCTGGAAATCTGTTATTGATCTTGGCGATATTACCACAGCACGGGCAACAGAGATGCTGCTTCCAATTTGGGTAACGTTGATGGGGAAATATCAAAGTCCTAACTTTAACTTCAAGATTATCAAGTAA
- a CDS encoding FKBP-type peptidyl-prolyl cis-trans isomerase, whose amino-acid sequence MKKLIAVVLMLSLFGGVVLTQNKTTPKTQKEKVSYSIGINIGKNMKAQGIEVDQGLLIQGIKDGLNNAKTAMSDKDMETTMNAFQKEMMTKMQAKQKSDGDKNKKEGEAFLAANKKKDGVITLPSGLQYKILKTGNGAKPTASQTVKCHYRGTLIDGTEFDSSYKRGEPAEFPVGQVIKGWVEALQLMPVGSKWQLFIPSDLGYGANGQGQIIGPYAVLIFDIELLSIK is encoded by the coding sequence CAGAATAAAACAACACCCAAAACGCAGAAAGAGAAAGTGAGTTACAGCATTGGTATCAATATTGGCAAAAACATGAAAGCGCAGGGAATAGAGGTCGATCAGGGATTGCTCATACAAGGAATAAAGGATGGACTTAATAACGCAAAAACGGCAATGAGTGATAAAGATATGGAAACGACAATGAACGCATTCCAGAAAGAAATGATGACCAAGATGCAAGCCAAGCAAAAATCAGATGGTGATAAAAATAAAAAAGAAGGCGAAGCATTTCTTGCGGCAAACAAGAAAAAAGACGGCGTGATAACATTGCCCAGCGGATTACAATACAAGATTTTAAAAACAGGCAATGGTGCAAAACCTACTGCAAGCCAGACGGTAAAATGTCATTACCGAGGAACCCTTATAGATGGAACAGAGTTCGACAGTTCGTATAAACGCGGTGAACCGGCAGAATTTCCAGTCGGACAAGTTATTAAAGGATGGGTAGAAGCTTTACAACTGATGCCCGTGGGATCAAAATGGCAGCTATTCATTCCCTCTGACCTCGGATACGGCGCAAATGGACAGGGACAAATAATCGGCCCCTATGCTGTGCTCATTTTTGATATCGAACTACTCTCTATTAAATAA